The genomic interval CTGTGATGAGCTCGCACCTGCCATCATCTAGTCGGTAAAATCCATCCTGCGGAACGGGCAGTTCGAGCATCTCCAGCTTCGAAAGTCCGAGAAAAACACCCCGAAGAATCCGCCCGAACAGGCCATGGGAAATGGCGATCGTCGGATGCTGGAGATCCGAGATCCATGACGTCGCGCGCTTGCAGGCGTCATCAAAACTTTCGCCATCCGGTGCCCTGAAATACCAGTCGAATGCGTTGGATCCTTCAAGACGCCCAGGAAATTCGGCATCAATCTCAAATCGCGTCATGCCGTCCCAGGAGCCGGTGGTGACCTCAACGAGGCGGTTATCTTCGAGACACGGGAGCGCAACCTCGGCCTGGACCCGTTCTGCTGTCTGTCG from Agrobacterium tumefaciens carries:
- a CDS encoding histidine phosphatase family protein, which produces MAIDYEHKGEASVAVPTIYLLRHGETVWNCLGRFQGQQDSPLTARGIEQADQVARLLRDALCDDEQSFRMQISPLGRVRQTAERVQAEVALPCLEDNRLVEVTTGSWDGMTRFEIDAEFPGRLEGSNAFDWYFRAPDGESFDDACKRATSWISDLQHPTIAISHGLFGRILRGVFLGLSKLEMLELPVPQDGFYRLDDGRCELITV